From Microbacterium sp. LWH7-1.2:
TCGGCCAGCGACACCTTCTTGCCGTCGGTGCGGCCGTCGTTGAACGAGGCCTGGATCTGCTCGAGCTTCGCGAGCACCGTGGCGAGCTGGGCGGGCTTGTTGACCGGCCAGTCCTTCTGCGGCGCGAGGCGGATGCGGGCGCCGTTGACGCCGCCGCGCTTGTCGCTGCCGCGGAACGAGGATGCCGCCGCCCACGTGGTCTCGACGAGCTGCGACACGCTCAGGCCGCTGTCGAGGATCTGCGCCTTGAGCGCCGCCGCGTCAGCCGCGTCGATGAGCTCGTGGTCGACGGCGGGCACGCGGTCCTGCCACAGCAGCTCCTCGGTGGGGACCTCGGCGCCCAGGTAGCGCTCGATCGGACCCATGTCACGGTGGGTGAGCTTGAACCAGGCGCGGGCGAACGCGTCGGCGAAGGCCTCGGGGTCGTCCTTGAACTTCCGCGAGATCGCGTCGTACGCGGGGTCGGTGCGCAGGGCGAGGTCGCTCGTCAGCATGCGGGGCTCGCGACGGCCGTTCGAGTGGGCCATCGGCACCATGTCGGCGCCGCCGCCGTTGATCGGGCGCCACTGGTGGCCGCCGCCCGGGCTGCGCATCAGCTCCCACTCGTAGGCGTAGAGGATGTGGAAGAACTCGTTGTCCCAGCGGGTCGGGTGGTACGTCCACGTGACCTCGAGGCCCGACGTGATCGTGTCGTCGCCGTGACCGGTGCCGTGGTTGTTCTTCCAGCCCAGGCCCTGCTGCTCGAGGCCGGCGGCCTCGGGGTTGTGCTCGATGTTGGTGTCGGGCGCGGCGCCGTGGGTCTTGCCGAACGTGTGGCCACCGGCGATGAGCGCGACGGTCTCCTCGTCGTCCATCGCCATGCGGCCGAACGTCTCGCGGATGTCGCGGGCGGACTTCAGCGGGTCGGGCTCGCCGTTGGGGCCTTCGGGGTTGACGTAGATGAGGCCCATCTGCACGGCTGCGAGCGGCTTCTCGAGCTCACGGTCGCCCGAGTAGCGCTCGTCGTCCAGCCAGGTGGTCTCGGGACCCCAGTACACGTCGGCGTCCGGCTCCCAGACGTCGGCGCGGCCACCCGCGTAGCCGAACGTCCTGAAGCCCATCGATTCGAGCGCCACATTGCCGGCGAGGATCATGAGGTCGGCCCACGACAGCGACTGGCCGTACTTCTTCTTGACCGGCCACAGGAGGCGACGCGCCTTGTCGAGGTTGACGTTGTCGGGCCAGCTGTTCAGCGGCGCGAAGCGCTGCTGACCGGCGCCGCCCCCGCCGCGACCGTCGGTCACGCGGTACGTGCCGGCACTGTGCCACGCCATGCGGATCATGAGGGGGCCGTAGTTGCCGAAGTCGGCGGGCCACCAGTCCTGCGAGGTGGTCAGCGTCTCGGCGATGTCGGCCTTGACAGCGGCGAGGTCGAGCGACTCGAAAGCCGCCTTGTAGTCGAAGTCCTCACCCAGCGGGTTGGCGACCGCAGGGTTCTTGGCGAGGATCTTGAGGTTCAGCTGGTTCGGCCACCAGACGCTGTTGGCGTTTCCGGTGGTCGGGTGAGGCTGACCGCCGTGGATGACGGGGCAGCCCTCGGACTCGTTCGGGCGCGGCCGGGTCTCGCCGTCCTCGCGCTCGTCGACCGGGGTGTCGATCGGGGTGACCGCCTGATCGGCGTCGGTGGGGTTCTCACCGATCTCCGGGATGGTGTCGTTCTTGTCGGTCATGGCTTCCTTCCAATCGGGGTGGGCTGAGGAATCGGACTAGATCAGGGGCGCAGCGCCGGAGACGGCCGGATCCCCGGCGATCGATGCGGCGTTCGCGCACGCGGGGCAGACGCCCCAGAAGGTCACCTCGGCCACCTGCACGGCGTAGCCGTGCGCGTCGGCCGGCGTCAGGCACGGTGCTGCGCCGACGACGCAGTCGACGTCTTCTACGGCGCCGCACTGCGAGCAGATGAGGTGGTGGTGGTTGTCGTCGACCCGCAGCTCGAAGAGGCCAGGGCGTCCCGCGGGCTCGATGCGACGTGCGAGGCCAGCGTCGACGAAGTCGCCGAGGGCGTTGTACACCGACTGCAGGCTCGTGGCGGGGAGCGTCCGGGCGACGACGGCGAACAGCTCGTCGGCGCTGGCGTGAGGACGCTCGACGAGCGCCTCGACGACGGCGCGCCGGGAATCCGTCACCCGCAGTCCCGCGGCACGCAGGCGCGCCGCCGTGTCGACGGGGTGCGCGTCGACGCTGGTGTGCGGGGTCATACCCCGAGCCTAGCGTTGTTTTGAGTAATTCAAAACAGTGATATGCAGCATCCGTCCCGCGAACTCATCCGGCGACGAGGGTCGGCGTGCCGGCCTCGTACTCGGTGAGATCTCCGGTCTCGCCCAGCCGGTGCGCGCGACCCCCGACGACGAGCATGTACAGGAGGAACAGGGCGAGCGCCGCCGCGCCGATGCCGATCTTGACCGGCCACGGCCACGGCTGCGCCGTCACGAAACCCTCGATGGCCCCCGAGACGCCGAGTGCGATCACCAGCCCGATCGCGATCGTCGCGAGGGAGCGGCCCGCCGCGGCGAGGGCTTCGCCGCGCGAGCGTGGACCGGGAGCCACCCATGCCCAGAAGATCTGCAGACCCGCGGCGCCTGCCACGAAGATGCAGGTGAGCTCGAGCAGCCCGTGCGGGAGGATGTACAGCACGAACACGTCGCCACGGTCGAACGCCGCCATCACCGCGGCCGCGGTTCCCACGCCGACGGCGTTCTGCACGAGCACCATGATCGGCCAGATGCCGGTGATGCCGAACAGCACGCATTGCGCCGCGATCCATCCGTTGTTCGTCCACACCGTCCCGGCGAACACGGCCGCGGGGTTCTCGCTGTAGTAGTCGGTGAACTGGTTCTCGGCGTACTGCTCGAGCTGCGCCCGGCTGCCCAGGCTCGCGATCAGCGCAGGGTCGCCCGATACCCACAGCGCGACGACGACCATCACGATGACGAACCCGATCGCGATCGCGAGCGTCGTCCAGCGCACGCGGTACAGCGCCGCCGGCAGCTGCAGCGCGAAGAAGCGAGGGATCTGCCGCATCACGTTCTCGGGCGCACCCGTCAGCCGCAGCCGGGCGCGACCCAGCATCGTCGAGACGTGATCTCCTTGAATGCTGCGACCGGCGGACGTCTTCGCGTCGGCGAGGTCAGCGGAGGCCGCGCGATAGCGCGTGACGAGCTCGTCCACCTCGGCGCCCGAGAGGCGGCGGGCGCGGCTGAGCTCGTCGAGCCGCGCCCATTCCTCGCGCCGAGCGGCGGTCAGCGCGTCGAGGTCCATGCGCTTTACTGTAGCCATGCCCGCCGAGCACCCCGCGATCGTCGACATCCACCAGGACGAGGTGCTCACCGGCGAGGCCGTCGCACTCGATGTGCAGCCGCTCGGGTTCTTCATGCGCGCGCTCGGGGTGATCATCGACATGATCCTCGGCGTCGCCGTGTTCCTGCTGCTGGTGTGGGGCATCACCTGGCTTGCGGGCATCGGCGCCGTGGACGAGGCGGTCATGCCGATCCTTACGATCGTGCTGCTCGTACTGGTCATGGTCGTGATCCCGACCGTCGTCGAAACCACCACCCACGGCCGCAGCCTCGGCAAGCTCGCCGTGGGCGGGCGCATCGTGCGCACCGACGGCGGAGCCTCGGGCTTCCGTCACGCGTTCATCCGCGCTCTGGTCGGCGTCTTCGAACTGTGGTTCACCGTCGGAGCCGTCGCCGCGCTCGTCGGCGCCTTCACCCCTCGCTCGCAGCGCCTCGGCGACCTGCTCGCCGGCACCTACTCCGAGCGCACGCGCACACCGCGCCTGCCCGGCCCACAGCTGGGAATCCCCCCGGTGCTCGCGGAGTGGGCCGCGGTCGCGGATGTCGCACGACTCCCCGAGCGCCTCTCGCGGCGCCTGGCTCAGTTCGCCAGGTCGGCGCCGAGCATGGAGCCCACCGCACGCGCGCGGGTCGCGGCATCCCTCGCCCGCGAAGCCGCCGAGCACGTCTCTCCCGTCCCGTCCGTCGACCCGGAGACGTTCCTCATCGGAGTCGTCACCGTGCGCCGGGAGCGCGAGCTGCGGGCGCTGCGGCTGGAGACCGCACGCGCGGACGCACTGGCGGGCCCGGTGTCGGCCCCGCCGCGCGGATTCCCCGACCGCTGAGTCCGCCCGGGCCGGTGTCTCCTGCGGGTTATCCTGGACCCAGCTCGACGCAGTAGGCGGCCGAGCAAGGCGCAGCGGGGAGGCCTCGCGCAGACTGAAAGGTTCATCGGCACGCGCGATGGCGACACCGCACACACAGACCGTCTCCGCACCGACTCCTGATGCGCCGCGCACTCCGACCCTGCGGATCTGGCTCGTCTCGTTCGTCCTGTTCTCGCTGCTTTCGAGTCTGTGGGCGCTCGCGAGCCCGATCTTCTCGGTGCCCGATGAGAATGCGCACGCTGTGAAGGCGATCGGGCAGCTGCAGGGCCAGATGTTCGGACGCACGGTGGAGGGAGTGCGCCACCTCGTCGTGGACCTCGCCCCCGAGGACCAGTACACGCAGGACCTGCTGTGCTACGCGACGCACCCCGAGATCCCGGCCTCTTGCGACGCCGAGCTCGGCGACCCGAACGGCCAGTCGTGGTTCAACACCTGGGTGGGCACCTACAACCCGCTGTACTACTACATCGTCGGGTGGCCGACCGTGTTCCTGGATGGCAACGCCGGGGTCTACGCCATGCGTCTGGTGAGCGCGCTTGTGGGGTCGGCGTTCCTGGCGAGCTCCTTCGTCTTCGCTGTTGCGGGGCGCCGCTCCAGATGGATGCCGCTGGGGGTCGCATTCGCGGCGGTGCCGATGAATCTGTACCTGATGGGAGCGGTCAATCCGAACGGGCTCGAGATCGCGGCATCCGTCGCCTTGTGGGTGGGTGTGCTGAGACTGTTCGAGACCTTCGACCGCGAGCGCGCAGACGGGGCTCCGCTGCACCGTGCGCCACTGTGGGCGCTGGTCACGGCATCGGCGATCGTGGTCGCCAACGTGCGCGCCCTCGGCCCGCTGTGGATCATCGTGATCGCCGCGATCGCCGCGCTCACCGCCGGGTGGAGGCCCGTACGCCGACTGTTCACCACCCGCGCGAACTGGGGGTGGCTCGCGGCGATCGCGGCGGGCGCCGTGTTCTCCGTCGCGTGGACACTGGGCGGCGGCTCGTTGTCAGGTCAGGCTCTGCCGGGCGATGCGCCTCTGGTCGGAGCGAGCCTGCTCCGCGGCGCTGCCTACATGGTTCGCACGACGCCGGACTTCCTCCAACAGGCGGCGGGATGGTTCGGCTGGTTCGACACCGTGCTGCCCACGTGGGCGTACTGGCCGCTCGTGGCGGCTGTCGCGGTGCCCGTGACACTCGCTCTGAGCGCTCTGCGGCGCAGAAGCACGATCGTGATGGCCGTGGTGC
This genomic window contains:
- a CDS encoding Fur family transcriptional regulator — encoded protein: MTPHTSVDAHPVDTAARLRAAGLRVTDSRRAVVEALVERPHASADELFAVVARTLPATSLQSVYNALGDFVDAGLARRIEPAGRPGLFELRVDDNHHHLICSQCGAVEDVDCVVGAAPCLTPADAHGYAVQVAEVTFWGVCPACANAASIAGDPAVSGAAPLI
- a CDS encoding DUF2142 domain-containing protein gives rise to the protein MATPHTQTVSAPTPDAPRTPTLRIWLVSFVLFSLLSSLWALASPIFSVPDENAHAVKAIGQLQGQMFGRTVEGVRHLVVDLAPEDQYTQDLLCYATHPEIPASCDAELGDPNGQSWFNTWVGTYNPLYYYIVGWPTVFLDGNAGVYAMRLVSALVGSAFLASSFVFAVAGRRSRWMPLGVAFAAVPMNLYLMGAVNPNGLEIAASVALWVGVLRLFETFDRERADGAPLHRAPLWALVTASAIVVANVRALGPLWIIVIAAIAALTAGWRPVRRLFTTRANWGWLAAIAAGAVFSVAWTLGGGSLSGQALPGDAPLVGASLLRGAAYMVRTTPDFLQQAAGWFGWFDTVLPTWAYWPLVAAVAVPVTLALSALRRRSTIVMAVVLVAAFLVPVVVQARSVAQTGIIWQGRYGLFLYLGVLIVAAWLLSGRDGRRIAHLSVRITAIVATLVAAFGLYAFWLALVRYVVGMEQPLSAMWRDPQWQPPLGWPALTLLFTAASAAYIVFVVWLARGAARRDPDPQPAQPAPEAERVDARD
- a CDS encoding RDD family protein; the protein is MPAEHPAIVDIHQDEVLTGEAVALDVQPLGFFMRALGVIIDMILGVAVFLLLVWGITWLAGIGAVDEAVMPILTIVLLVLVMVVIPTVVETTTHGRSLGKLAVGGRIVRTDGGASGFRHAFIRALVGVFELWFTVGAVAALVGAFTPRSQRLGDLLAGTYSERTRTPRLPGPQLGIPPVLAEWAAVADVARLPERLSRRLAQFARSAPSMEPTARARVAASLAREAAEHVSPVPSVDPETFLIGVVTVRRERELRALRLETARADALAGPVSAPPRGFPDR
- a CDS encoding stage II sporulation protein M, whose amino-acid sequence is MDLDALTAARREEWARLDELSRARRLSGAEVDELVTRYRAASADLADAKTSAGRSIQGDHVSTMLGRARLRLTGAPENVMRQIPRFFALQLPAALYRVRWTTLAIAIGFVIVMVVVALWVSGDPALIASLGSRAQLEQYAENQFTDYYSENPAAVFAGTVWTNNGWIAAQCVLFGITGIWPIMVLVQNAVGVGTAAAVMAAFDRGDVFVLYILPHGLLELTCIFVAGAAGLQIFWAWVAPGPRSRGEALAAAGRSLATIAIGLVIALGVSGAIEGFVTAQPWPWPVKIGIGAAALALFLLYMLVVGGRAHRLGETGDLTEYEAGTPTLVAG
- the katG gene encoding catalase/peroxidase HPI, giving the protein MTDKNDTIPEIGENPTDADQAVTPIDTPVDEREDGETRPRPNESEGCPVIHGGQPHPTTGNANSVWWPNQLNLKILAKNPAVANPLGEDFDYKAAFESLDLAAVKADIAETLTTSQDWWPADFGNYGPLMIRMAWHSAGTYRVTDGRGGGGAGQQRFAPLNSWPDNVNLDKARRLLWPVKKKYGQSLSWADLMILAGNVALESMGFRTFGYAGGRADVWEPDADVYWGPETTWLDDERYSGDRELEKPLAAVQMGLIYVNPEGPNGEPDPLKSARDIRETFGRMAMDDEETVALIAGGHTFGKTHGAAPDTNIEHNPEAAGLEQQGLGWKNNHGTGHGDDTITSGLEVTWTYHPTRWDNEFFHILYAYEWELMRSPGGGHQWRPINGGGADMVPMAHSNGRREPRMLTSDLALRTDPAYDAISRKFKDDPEAFADAFARAWFKLTHRDMGPIERYLGAEVPTEELLWQDRVPAVDHELIDAADAAALKAQILDSGLSVSQLVETTWAAASSFRGSDKRGGVNGARIRLAPQKDWPVNKPAQLATVLAKLEQIQASFNDGRTDGKKVSLADLIVLAGNAAVEKAAKDAGVDAEVVFHPGRTDASQEQTDVTSFAFLEPTTDGFRNYYGPQAFMPEEHHLIDRANLLTLSAPELTVLVGGLRVLGANWDDSEYGVFTDRKGVLTNDFFVNLLDLGTTWKPLDPGAHAFAGVKDGSGAPVGIGTRVDLLFSSNSELRAVAEVYASDDANEKFVRDFVKAWGKVTELDRFDLV